Proteins from a single region of Sphaerochaeta globosa str. Buddy:
- a CDS encoding carbohydrate ABC transporter permease, giving the protein MKKRRWNSGWLFLLPALIAFIMFKYYPILSGITISFFRYQIMKPPGVFIGFGNYIRAFRDPYVLNALKNNLEFWAIMLILNFWVPLVLAIMVNEVKKFKGLIRTLFYIPAILPSVVVTVLWKYIWQPDYGLANYILGQAGLPHQLWLNSTFLVKWCMRYPYLFIFAGLSAGMDFIIYLASLNNVPKELYESAQIDGAGFWSKLFSLTLPTIRPTISMLLITNTIAIFNLFDEPKIMTGGGPAKSTETLVLYAFDKAYTGGEYSYAITITTIAFVIVFLLTILQMRMQKRANR; this is encoded by the coding sequence ATGAAAAAACGACGATGGAATTCAGGGTGGCTATTTCTCTTGCCAGCTTTGATTGCTTTCATCATGTTCAAGTACTATCCTATCCTCTCTGGTATTACCATCAGTTTCTTTCGGTATCAGATTATGAAACCACCAGGAGTATTCATCGGTTTTGGCAACTATATCCGTGCTTTCAGAGATCCGTATGTACTCAATGCATTGAAGAACAACCTCGAATTCTGGGCAATTATGTTGATCCTTAATTTCTGGGTTCCTTTGGTACTCGCTATCATGGTGAATGAGGTGAAGAAATTCAAAGGTCTCATAAGAACCCTTTTCTACATTCCGGCTATTCTGCCCTCTGTTGTGGTCACTGTGCTTTGGAAATACATCTGGCAACCTGATTATGGCTTGGCTAATTACATCTTGGGCCAAGCAGGACTTCCTCATCAGTTGTGGTTGAACTCAACTTTCTTGGTAAAATGGTGCATGAGATATCCATATCTCTTCATATTTGCAGGACTCTCAGCAGGAATGGACTTTATTATTTACCTTGCAAGTCTGAACAATGTCCCAAAGGAGTTGTATGAATCGGCACAAATCGATGGTGCAGGTTTCTGGTCCAAATTATTTTCTTTGACACTACCCACCATCCGGCCGACCATCTCTATGCTTTTAATCACCAATACCATTGCAATTTTTAACTTATTCGATGAGCCAAAGATCATGACAGGCGGGGGTCCGGCAAAATCCACTGAAACACTGGTACTCTATGCCTTTGACAAAGCCTATACCGGTGGTGAGTATAGCTACGCCATTACGATAACAACCATTGCCTTTGTGATTGTATTCCTTTTGACAATACTACAGATGAGAATGCAGAAACGGGCAAACCGATAG
- a CDS encoding carbohydrate ABC transporter permease, whose product MAIIQDSERKKGQGKRIYIAIITILIVSIPFQILPHAWMFFGMFKDKLEVMAFPPSLFPKIFLWRNIGETFRTFNLWNNIKNTVIICGGTILVQVSISSLCAFGLSKLRIKHSDSLLLFFIGTMMISNQATIIPTFLMMNSWGLINSYWSIILTFSAWGWMVFLFKNFFDTIPDALMDAARIDGANSFVIFSRIVFPLSLPVFSIAILNTFNVVYSQFMVPLMLLPAKDKWPLMLQIYTATVSAVPWNQIMVLLSTASLPLIIIYIFCQKYVVEGIVMTGIKG is encoded by the coding sequence ATGGCAATCATTCAGGATTCCGAACGAAAAAAGGGACAAGGTAAACGCATATATATTGCAATCATCACGATTCTTATAGTCTCGATTCCCTTCCAAATACTTCCTCACGCTTGGATGTTCTTTGGTATGTTCAAGGATAAGCTTGAGGTTATGGCATTTCCCCCCTCCCTATTTCCAAAAATCTTCCTTTGGAGAAACATCGGTGAGACATTCAGAACATTCAATCTCTGGAACAATATCAAGAATACCGTCATCATCTGTGGAGGGACGATTCTTGTACAGGTGAGCATCAGCTCTTTATGTGCCTTCGGTCTATCAAAACTAAGAATCAAGCATTCCGATTCCTTGTTGCTTTTCTTCATTGGGACCATGATGATTAGCAATCAAGCTACTATAATTCCAACTTTTCTCATGATGAACAGCTGGGGCTTAATCAATAGCTACTGGTCCATCATTCTCACCTTCTCGGCGTGGGGATGGATGGTATTTCTTTTTAAAAATTTCTTTGACACCATCCCTGATGCATTAATGGACGCTGCTAGAATCGATGGGGCAAATAGCTTCGTGATTTTTAGCCGTATAGTCTTCCCTCTTTCCCTACCCGTATTTTCAATCGCCATTCTCAATACGTTCAATGTGGTTTATAGTCAGTTCATGGTACCGTTGATGCTTTTACCGGCAAAAGACAAATGGCCTCTGATGCTTCAGATCTATACAGCCACTGTCTCCGCGGTTCCCTGGAATCAAATTATGGTACTTCTCTCAACTGCATCGCTTCCACTAATAATCATTTATATTTTTTGTCAAAAGTATGTAGTAGAAGGTATTGTGATGACTGGAATCAAAGGATGA
- a CDS encoding IS1634 family transposase: MIDANPKPTKIIRVTNKKNGVTYLYEDQAFWNSEKKRGEHKRKCIGRLGPDGDEIYNEYYQAKKQAVKAETPLVSKTTLMGQNLILDKVVKETGIKPVLKEAFGTDDADAILQLARYSVCEGKALSRAEDWLNDRGFNGSALCSQRISELLASLSDDRRNTFFKLWINKQAKKKALLFDITSISSYGKTNTYVERGYNRDHENLRQINLGLLSSHSSNVPLWYSELLGSMADSIVLDHVLGNLEKLDVKDINLVGDRGFYSEANLRNIAEKGQKFTIPVPSSLKWQKELIDKVRDSIRRPANIIRNPEDDKSYIYGVTDYKTESYGRTWRHVYFDPVRKEQDIASLMLRLRKCEEELASGNIVERNKGLYETYFTVKETPKRGRKVSLNEEAVTSYINGYSGFWIILTNAEKDASKALEHYNRRCDIEFHFDDMKNLLDCNRLNVHTEKTMKGRLFVNFITLILLNDLRGKVSAIKPRDRKYWDSKDMLNKVSTYSRIHFTGTYKDLWTVPTKAQRLIFSLLKIEYHWKGKIVNLEKPIEPEDDSEQEEDET, translated from the coding sequence ATGATAGATGCCAATCCAAAACCGACGAAAATCATCCGTGTCACCAACAAGAAGAACGGTGTCACCTACCTCTACGAGGACCAGGCCTTCTGGAACAGCGAGAAGAAGCGCGGAGAGCACAAGCGGAAGTGCATCGGCCGCCTCGGTCCCGACGGCGATGAGATATACAACGAGTACTATCAGGCAAAGAAGCAGGCCGTCAAGGCCGAGACTCCGCTTGTCTCCAAGACCACTCTGATGGGGCAGAACCTCATCCTGGACAAGGTGGTCAAGGAAACCGGCATCAAACCAGTTCTGAAGGAAGCCTTCGGCACAGATGACGCCGATGCCATCCTCCAGCTTGCAAGGTACAGCGTCTGCGAGGGCAAAGCCCTCAGCAGAGCCGAGGACTGGCTGAACGACCGGGGTTTCAACGGCAGCGCCCTTTGTTCGCAGCGCATCAGCGAGCTGCTCGCCTCCCTGTCCGACGACAGGCGCAACACCTTCTTCAAGCTTTGGATCAACAAGCAGGCGAAGAAAAAGGCACTGCTGTTCGATATCACCAGCATATCCTCATATGGTAAAACCAATACATATGTGGAACGGGGGTACAACCGCGACCACGAGAACCTGAGGCAGATCAATCTCGGACTGCTCAGTTCCCACTCGTCGAACGTCCCACTCTGGTACTCGGAACTGCTCGGCAGCATGGCGGACTCCATCGTGCTCGACCATGTGCTGGGCAACCTGGAAAAGCTCGATGTGAAGGACATCAACCTGGTAGGCGACAGGGGCTTCTACAGCGAGGCGAACCTCAGGAACATAGCAGAGAAGGGACAGAAGTTCACCATCCCCGTACCCTCCAGCCTCAAGTGGCAGAAGGAATTGATTGACAAGGTCAGGGACTCCATCAGAAGACCGGCTAACATCATCAGGAACCCAGAGGACGACAAGTCCTACATCTATGGCGTCACCGACTACAAGACCGAGTCCTACGGCAGGACCTGGAGGCACGTCTACTTCGACCCCGTCAGGAAGGAGCAGGACATCGCATCGCTGATGCTCAGGCTGCGAAAGTGCGAGGAGGAGCTTGCAAGCGGGAATATCGTCGAAAGGAACAAAGGCCTGTACGAGACGTACTTCACCGTCAAGGAGACGCCCAAGCGGGGAAGAAAGGTCAGCCTGAACGAGGAGGCCGTCACTTCCTACATCAACGGCTACAGCGGGTTCTGGATCATCCTCACCAATGCGGAAAAAGATGCATCCAAGGCCTTGGAGCACTACAACCGCAGATGCGACATCGAGTTCCACTTCGACGACATGAAGAACCTCTTGGACTGCAACAGGCTCAACGTGCACACAGAGAAGACCATGAAGGGCAGGCTGTTCGTCAACTTCATCACCCTCATCCTGCTCAACGATCTGAGAGGCAAGGTCTCGGCCATCAAGCCGAGGGATAGGAAGTACTGGGACTCCAAGGACATGCTGAACAAGGTTTCCACCTATTCAAGGATTCACTTCACTGGTACCTATAAGGACCTCTGGACGGTGCCCACCAAGGCCCAGAGGCTGATCTTCAGCCTCTTAAAGATAGAGTATCATTGGAAGGGAAAGATAGTGAATCTTGAGAAGCCAATAGAGCCTGAAGATGATAGCGAACAGGAAGAGGACGAGACCTAG
- a CDS encoding sugar phosphate isomerase/epimerase family protein: MRKIGIYYAFWTHEWVADFFPFVPKVKKLGYDILEVHSGILADWTESKRLDLAKAATDEGIQLSYGLGCSAEYDVSSPDESIRQNGLRYMTSLIQAVGRMGGGVIQGSTYCAWPKKLEIGESKQHYVDQSFKSMRQLAKVAEDDNVIVNMEILNRFEQFVFNTVAEALPFVSAIDSPNLGLLLDTFHMNIEEDSIPEAIIMAGKYMKGLHCGETNRKPVGMGRMPWAEIREALDEIHFDGQIIQEPFVTFGGQVGQDISVWREVIENPDLDKLAADSAAFMRRVLVD, encoded by the coding sequence ATGAGAAAGATTGGTATCTACTATGCATTCTGGACACATGAATGGGTTGCGGATTTTTTTCCGTTTGTCCCTAAGGTAAAGAAGCTCGGCTATGATATTCTCGAGGTGCACAGTGGAATACTGGCTGATTGGACCGAGTCGAAAAGGCTGGATCTAGCCAAGGCAGCCACAGATGAAGGCATCCAACTGTCATACGGACTAGGTTGCAGCGCTGAGTACGATGTCTCTTCTCCCGATGAGAGTATTCGCCAGAATGGGCTAAGATACATGACATCACTAATCCAGGCTGTTGGAAGGATGGGTGGGGGAGTAATCCAAGGTTCCACATACTGCGCATGGCCAAAAAAACTGGAGATAGGAGAAAGCAAACAACACTATGTTGACCAGAGCTTCAAGAGTATGAGGCAACTGGCTAAAGTAGCGGAAGATGATAATGTTATTGTCAACATGGAGATTCTCAACCGCTTTGAGCAGTTTGTTTTCAATACGGTTGCTGAGGCTTTGCCATTTGTCAGCGCAATTGACAGCCCCAACCTTGGGTTATTACTTGATACGTTCCATATGAATATCGAAGAGGATTCTATACCTGAGGCTATCATTATGGCAGGGAAGTATATGAAAGGGCTTCATTGCGGGGAGACCAACAGAAAGCCGGTAGGTATGGGTCGGATGCCATGGGCGGAGATACGGGAAGCTTTGGATGAGATTCACTTTGACGGCCAGATAATCCAAGAGCCCTTTGTAACCTTCGGAGGTCAGGTTGGTCAGGATATTTCAGTCTGGCGCGAGGTTATCGAGAATCCGGATCTAGACAAGTTGGCAGCTGATTCTGCTGCTTTCATGAGAAGGGTGCTGGTAGACTGA
- a CDS encoding ABC transporter permease, translating to MMYQMPTIGFMAIGMLIAELTGGINLSIVAAANFNGIVIHVVLKSLTMGDTVNASNGQVYIALLIGLLACILIGFINGLLISKLKIPALLVTLGMSTLLQGLSILITMGYTISGFPEQITWFGVGEVIGIPVSIILFIVVVFVLHFILDRTVYGKQLYMTGANPEAARFSNVNTDKVIIVEYILSAFLSFFASMVMIGQMNSVKADYYESYVLIAVLATFLGGVKPTGGFGKLFGTVMASIILQLISTGLNLKRFDPYLVTAIWGSIIILVLFGREISNKILHKLRRSAK from the coding sequence ATGATGTACCAAATGCCAACTATTGGGTTTATGGCCATCGGCATGCTGATAGCTGAGCTCACCGGAGGAATCAATCTATCCATTGTTGCTGCTGCTAATTTCAACGGTATTGTAATCCATGTGGTACTTAAGTCCCTTACCATGGGAGATACAGTGAATGCCAGCAATGGCCAGGTGTATATCGCACTTTTGATAGGGCTACTGGCTTGTATTCTGATTGGGTTTATTAATGGCCTGCTGATTTCCAAACTGAAAATTCCAGCCCTTTTGGTTACTTTGGGTATGTCCACTCTCCTACAAGGTCTGAGCATTCTCATTACCATGGGATATACCATTTCTGGATTTCCAGAGCAAATAACATGGTTTGGAGTAGGGGAGGTTATTGGTATCCCTGTATCAATCATTTTATTCATCGTAGTTGTATTTGTGCTTCACTTTATTTTGGATCGTACAGTTTATGGCAAACAGCTGTATATGACGGGGGCCAACCCAGAGGCTGCTAGGTTTTCCAATGTTAATACTGACAAGGTCATAATCGTCGAATATATTCTATCTGCCTTTCTGTCCTTTTTTGCATCGATGGTTATGATTGGTCAGATGAACTCTGTCAAGGCTGACTATTATGAGTCGTATGTCCTTATTGCAGTTCTAGCTACCTTCCTTGGTGGAGTGAAGCCTACTGGTGGATTCGGAAAACTGTTTGGTACTGTGATGGCCTCAATTATCCTGCAGCTAATTTCTACAGGCTTGAATCTGAAGAGATTTGACCCCTATCTGGTCACGGCAATCTGGGGCTCCATCATTATTCTTGTACTCTTTGGGAGAGAAATCTCCAACAAGATACTACATAAGCTAAGAAGGAGTGCCAAATGA
- a CDS encoding ABC transporter permease, whose protein sequence is MEKIRNILKKREALLAVIILIYSAFVAIMAPTFLSYGNLTNVLKACSVTGIFSLGVLIIIISGGFDVSFTAIAQVTEYFCVYFMVNWFTHGNLLLTLLLASLVGALMGLFNGFLIDHFKMPAIIITISTQNLFYGLMYVVTRGKLLYTIPEYIWPLADGKLFKVAQAVGSPNGFSYVTVLWFVMAVILDFVLRKTTFGRTIYWVGGNRTAAKRVGVNMFRNTMLVYGIAGAIVGIGSIAHVAIVQTVIPNSIVGTEMAVIAAIILGGASISGGRGSVLGSILGVLLFQIVNNSLTLLKISSYWYNVFTGAIIILSLILNATQEIQQKRQIIRVKVASDIKEAAV, encoded by the coding sequence ATGGAAAAAATTAGAAATATACTCAAAAAACGAGAGGCCTTGCTAGCTGTAATCATCCTGATTTACTCTGCTTTTGTTGCTATCATGGCACCGACATTCCTCAGCTATGGGAATCTAACCAACGTGCTCAAGGCGTGTTCTGTCACGGGTATCTTCTCATTGGGTGTGCTGATCATAATTATCAGCGGAGGGTTCGATGTATCCTTCACAGCTATCGCTCAGGTCACAGAATATTTTTGCGTCTATTTCATGGTCAATTGGTTTACTCACGGTAATTTGTTGCTTACCCTCCTTTTGGCAAGCCTTGTAGGGGCTTTGATGGGACTTTTCAATGGTTTTCTCATCGACCATTTCAAGATGCCTGCCATCATCATAACGATTTCGACCCAGAATCTTTTCTACGGCCTTATGTATGTGGTTACGAGGGGAAAATTGCTGTATACCATCCCAGAATATATCTGGCCGCTCGCTGATGGCAAATTATTCAAGGTGGCACAGGCTGTTGGTTCTCCCAATGGATTTAGTTATGTCACGGTACTCTGGTTCGTCATGGCAGTCATTCTTGACTTTGTGCTGAGGAAGACTACGTTCGGTAGAACCATCTATTGGGTTGGGGGCAACCGAACAGCAGCTAAAAGAGTCGGAGTCAACATGTTTCGTAACACGATGCTGGTTTACGGTATCGCAGGGGCGATAGTTGGAATAGGATCAATAGCTCACGTGGCCATTGTCCAGACAGTTATTCCAAATTCAATTGTAGGTACTGAGATGGCGGTAATCGCCGCAATCATTCTTGGAGGTGCTTCAATCTCTGGGGGAAGAGGTTCTGTCCTCGGTTCTATTTTGGGCGTTCTTTTGTTTCAGATAGTGAATAACAGCCTTACTCTTTTGAAGATCTCTTCATATTGGTACAACGTATTCACAGGCGCCATCATTATTCTCAGCCTTATCCTCAATGCTACCCAAGAAATACAGCAGAAGAGGCAGATTATCAGAGTGAAAGTTGCATCTGACATCAAGGAGGCTGCTGTATGA
- a CDS encoding sugar ABC transporter ATP-binding protein — translation MDFIAIENCSKAFGGVKALKGISFSVKQGEIHGLVGENGSGKSTLINILAGSLSADTGKIAIDGEPMASYGPLSGMQYGISVIYQDFSLFPNLTVLENVCLSNQIKDKKAFFSIKKHSDEVKSLLDQLDANISLSDIVGEIPVAKQQMVAIARALNNNPKLLIFDEPTTALTREEINNLFKIIGMLKSKGISIIFISHKIDEIMEICDVVTILRDGEVIDIKQISDVSIAEIEKLMVGASSVYTKHVDDSLISSDSYMLKVKGLSKINNFLDISFDLKKGEIIGFTGLLGSGRTEIATALFGIAPADSGEIEIDGQGVSIRSVQDAVTHGIAYVPENRLTQGLVMDYSQRDNIILPTISKFTRKGLLDEVRMTETANHWIDEVKVKTDDVFKEVKTLSGGNQQKIVLAKWLEMNPKVLILDGPTVGVDVGAKASIFKTIHEMVEKYEMSVILISDEIRELTANCNRVLVMQNGRLCRILDKPEEIDDDYIKGILDEQKRAI, via the coding sequence ATGGATTTTATCGCTATTGAAAACTGCAGCAAGGCATTTGGCGGGGTCAAGGCTTTAAAGGGCATCTCGTTTTCTGTTAAGCAGGGAGAGATACACGGTCTTGTGGGCGAAAATGGCAGCGGAAAATCAACTCTTATCAATATTCTAGCAGGTTCTCTTTCTGCTGATACGGGTAAGATTGCTATTGATGGGGAGCCGATGGCTTCCTATGGACCTCTTTCCGGTATGCAATATGGCATCAGTGTAATCTATCAAGATTTCTCTTTGTTTCCGAACTTGACCGTCCTGGAGAATGTCTGCCTTTCGAACCAGATAAAGGACAAGAAAGCTTTCTTCTCGATTAAGAAACACTCTGATGAGGTGAAGAGCCTTTTAGATCAATTGGATGCCAATATCAGCCTTTCTGATATAGTCGGAGAAATTCCTGTGGCCAAGCAGCAAATGGTAGCTATTGCCCGGGCTTTGAATAATAACCCCAAGCTCCTAATCTTCGATGAACCAACCACTGCTCTTACGAGAGAAGAAATAAATAATCTTTTCAAAATCATAGGTATGCTGAAGTCTAAGGGCATTTCGATTATCTTTATCAGCCATAAGATTGATGAGATTATGGAAATCTGTGATGTAGTTACCATTCTGAGAGATGGAGAGGTAATTGATATCAAGCAAATCAGCGATGTAAGCATTGCCGAAATAGAGAAGTTGATGGTTGGAGCCTCTTCTGTCTATACAAAGCATGTCGATGATTCGCTGATCAGTAGTGATTCTTATATGTTGAAAGTTAAGGGCCTGTCGAAGATAAATAATTTCCTGGATATCTCATTTGACTTGAAGAAAGGGGAGATTATTGGTTTTACAGGCCTTCTTGGTTCCGGTCGTACTGAAATTGCAACTGCTTTATTCGGGATTGCGCCGGCAGACAGTGGGGAGATTGAGATCGATGGACAAGGTGTTTCAATCAGAAGTGTTCAGGATGCTGTGACCCATGGGATTGCTTATGTTCCGGAGAACAGACTAACCCAAGGGTTGGTGATGGATTATTCCCAGAGGGATAATATTATACTTCCCACAATCAGTAAATTCACCAGAAAAGGCTTGTTGGATGAAGTCAGAATGACTGAAACAGCAAATCATTGGATTGATGAGGTGAAAGTCAAGACTGATGATGTTTTCAAGGAAGTCAAGACGCTCTCAGGTGGAAACCAGCAGAAAATTGTGTTGGCAAAGTGGTTGGAAATGAATCCGAAAGTGCTGATTCTAGATGGTCCTACGGTTGGAGTGGACGTCGGTGCAAAGGCCAGCATTTTTAAGACTATCCATGAGATGGTAGAGAAATACGAGATGTCTGTTATTCTTATTTCTGATGAGATTCGTGAGCTGACTGCCAATTGCAATCGCGTTCTGGTCATGCAGAATGGAAGGCTTTGTAGGATTCTGGATAAACCTGAGGAGATTGATGATGATTACATCAAGGGCATTCTTGATGAACAGAAACGAGCAATTTAG
- a CDS encoding substrate-binding domain-containing protein has product MKKFLLVMVIALVALSLFAQGTKEAGKTEPEMILNPKLISAWFEPYEADGIAAGTEYGAKVYFKASAAADEAEQVRILEDAINTGVNALLVVPNDANSLVPTFKKARAQGIVVLTHESPNQPEADFDIEMIDNVKFGEKFIDEFVRITGSKEGEYAIFVGSLTVPAHNIWADAAIAYAKKNYPGLKLVASKFPVSEDRNAARQQTLELLQVYPKLKGILGFGSQGGPGAAQALREVGRTADVTVICTTSPAEASPFLKDNSIDECILWSSGDAAKAMVYVAKLVLDGKRDQIKQGIEIPGLGKPTVDGMNLIFDFPLIVDKTNSDKYNF; this is encoded by the coding sequence ATGAAAAAATTTTTGTTGGTGATGGTGATTGCACTTGTTGCACTTTCACTTTTCGCACAGGGTACAAAGGAAGCTGGAAAGACAGAGCCGGAGATGATTCTGAATCCGAAGCTGATTTCAGCTTGGTTTGAGCCATATGAAGCCGATGGTATTGCAGCAGGCACTGAATATGGCGCAAAAGTGTATTTTAAGGCTAGCGCAGCGGCTGATGAAGCCGAGCAAGTCAGAATACTTGAAGATGCTATCAATACTGGAGTAAATGCTCTTCTTGTAGTTCCAAATGATGCGAACTCGCTCGTTCCGACGTTTAAGAAAGCTAGAGCGCAGGGAATCGTTGTGTTGACTCATGAGTCACCGAATCAGCCTGAAGCCGACTTTGATATTGAGATGATTGACAATGTCAAGTTTGGCGAGAAGTTCATTGATGAATTCGTGAGGATCACAGGGTCCAAAGAAGGTGAATATGCAATATTCGTAGGATCCCTGACGGTTCCAGCACACAACATTTGGGCAGATGCAGCCATTGCATATGCCAAGAAGAACTACCCAGGCTTAAAGCTTGTTGCCAGCAAATTCCCAGTATCAGAAGACAGGAATGCCGCTCGACAACAGACTCTTGAGCTGCTCCAGGTGTATCCTAAGCTGAAGGGAATTCTCGGATTTGGAAGTCAGGGCGGCCCAGGTGCTGCACAAGCTCTCAGAGAAGTTGGAAGAACAGCTGATGTAACCGTAATCTGCACCACTAGCCCAGCTGAAGCCTCTCCGTTCTTGAAGGATAATTCCATCGATGAATGCATCCTTTGGTCCTCTGGAGATGCAGCGAAGGCTATGGTCTATGTAGCAAAACTAGTCCTCGATGGAAAGCGTGATCAGATTAAGCAGGGCATCGAGATCCCCGGGCTTGGTAAACCAACCGTAGATGGTATGAACCTGATATTTGATTTCCCGCTAATCGTCGATAAGACAAACAGTGACAAGTACAATTTCTAG
- a CDS encoding VOC family protein: protein MKDGDICQIAEVVTDIDKAMKHLWEDFGMGPWDIYEYGPTTVRNSMYRGKPNLQRYKLAVCWIGPVQYELMQPIDGYSIYNEFLEKSNGRSGIQHFKIYYKDCKKKIAELKKKGYEVIQSGEIGDDEFYYLSTEEKIGTVIELGNAGSIPAPIRTYPET from the coding sequence ATGAAAGATGGAGATATCTGTCAGATAGCAGAGGTTGTTACTGACATTGACAAAGCCATGAAGCATCTTTGGGAAGACTTTGGTATGGGACCTTGGGACATCTATGAATATGGACCAACTACTGTACGTAATTCGATGTATCGCGGGAAACCCAACCTGCAAAGATATAAGCTAGCCGTGTGCTGGATTGGGCCGGTTCAATACGAACTGATGCAGCCGATTGATGGATATAGCATCTATAACGAATTCCTTGAGAAATCCAATGGGAGAAGTGGTATCCAGCACTTCAAAATCTACTACAAGGATTGCAAGAAAAAAATTGCTGAGCTGAAGAAGAAGGGTTATGAAGTCATTCAATCAGGAGAAATTGGAGACGACGAATTTTATTATTTATCAACTGAGGAAAAAATCGGGACTGTCATAGAACTTGGTAATGCAGGCTCCATACCTGCACCAATAAGGACGTATCCTGAAACGTAA
- a CDS encoding sugar isomerase has translation MDFKKLAEVILEENRQVLDRIDIKEVERLIEEIDKAKTIQLYAMGRMGLSMQGFTMRLRHMGYDAYIVYDTITPCIGEGDLLLVLCGMTNVEMNIVKLSKEAKATIGILSPHPENEIGQLADFTVRVPGQFFGDPSEVKSIQPMCTILEQSMFLFTDIITMMIIEKNHVDIDKMHKRHTNLEGLLKPFAK, from the coding sequence ATGGATTTTAAGAAACTTGCTGAAGTGATACTTGAGGAGAACCGACAGGTTCTGGACAGGATTGATATCAAAGAAGTTGAACGCTTAATTGAGGAGATTGATAAGGCTAAGACCATCCAACTCTACGCCATGGGCAGAATGGGACTCTCTATGCAAGGCTTCACCATGCGATTGAGACATATGGGTTATGATGCTTACATAGTCTACGACACCATCACTCCCTGTATCGGAGAGGGTGACTTATTATTGGTTCTGTGCGGTATGACCAATGTAGAAATGAATATTGTTAAGCTTTCCAAGGAAGCCAAAGCCACTATCGGCATTCTTAGCCCTCATCCAGAGAATGAGATCGGACAACTAGCGGATTTCACCGTTAGGGTTCCGGGTCAATTTTTCGGTGATCCAAGTGAAGTAAAGTCAATTCAGCCGATGTGTACAATCTTGGAACAATCGATGTTCCTGTTCACCGACATCATTACCATGATGATCATCGAGAAGAATCATGTCGACATAGACAAGATGCATAAGAGACACACCAATCTGGAAGGATTGTTGAAACCATTTGCAAAATAG
- a CDS encoding VOC family protein: MPVKEKLAILDSSIGQLGFVVENVHAMVKSYYESFGIGDWKIYTYGPQLLTLMTYKGKPTSYSSRIALGYFGSTRIELIQPLDGHTIYTDFIEKHGYGLQHLGIYVQDIESSLAIVKKSGIDVIMEGGGFGLDGDGHYAYLDTEETYGICYELIQRPIRRHEPESVYPLVDDTFFHE, translated from the coding sequence ATGCCGGTAAAAGAAAAATTAGCCATCTTGGATTCATCGATTGGACAACTTGGATTTGTCGTAGAAAACGTACATGCCATGGTCAAATCTTACTATGAGAGTTTTGGGATTGGCGATTGGAAGATCTATACCTATGGCCCGCAACTACTAACACTAATGACCTATAAGGGAAAACCGACAAGCTATTCTTCTCGTATTGCTCTCGGCTATTTTGGTAGCACGAGAATCGAGCTAATTCAACCTCTCGATGGACACACAATCTACACCGACTTTATTGAAAAACACGGATACGGACTGCAGCACCTTGGCATCTATGTTCAAGATATTGAAAGTTCTCTTGCTATCGTCAAGAAAAGTGGAATCGATGTAATAATGGAGGGAGGCGGTTTTGGACTTGATGGAGATGGACATTATGCTTATTTGGACACAGAAGAAACATATGGAATTTGTTATGAATTGATTCAACGACCAATACGCCGCCACGAACCTGAAAGTGTCTATCCTTTAGTAGATGACACTTTTTTTCATGAATAA